Proteins encoded by one window of Sorangium aterium:
- a CDS encoding ferritin-like domain-containing protein, which translates to MTRDLRARIMHIVGAGMFTGLSLAVGCLDGAVEGTESGTGAGGQGGAAGQGGAAGQGGAAGQGGAGGQSSVQTRCFSPEEIQANAGGGGDGGSGAGGAGGSAEACPSDYHPNPVSCVRYENGRLEDGQCCYDVDDPGIGACGRPFLVGGEPRLAGVEARADWVLDPAADDPIALDPATRAALAEAWLADARLEHASIASFARFTLDLLALGAPPALIDAAHRALSDELQHARACFTLASRYAGRPLGPGAMAMDGALGAPTLAGAAASAVREGCVGETLAALLASAQRDRARDPEARRTLDRIAADEAAHAELAWAFVRWAVARGGEPVRAAVARAFDEALAEARGVHLGERAGIDAAAWRDHGRLTEAERARCHLGAVRDVIAPCAEALLSAPLSAPSPDARPGAAASPS; encoded by the coding sequence ATGACCAGAGATCTTCGCGCGCGTATCATGCACATCGTGGGAGCCGGCATGTTCACCGGCCTGTCGCTGGCTGTCGGCTGCCTCGATGGCGCCGTGGAGGGCACGGAGTCAGGTACGGGCGCGGGCGGTCAGGGCGGCGCTGCGGGTCAGGGCGGCGCTGCGGGTCAGGGCGGCGCTGCGGGTCAGGGCGGCGCCGGCGGTCAGAGCAGCGTCCAGACGAGGTGCTTTTCGCCGGAAGAGATCCAGGCAAACGCCGGCGGCGGGGGCGACGGGGGCAGCGGGGCCGGCGGCGCGGGTGGGAGCGCAGAGGCCTGCCCGAGCGACTACCATCCGAACCCCGTATCCTGCGTGCGCTACGAGAACGGCCGGCTGGAGGACGGCCAGTGCTGCTACGACGTCGACGACCCGGGCATCGGCGCCTGCGGCCGCCCGTTCCTCGTGGGCGGCGAGCCGCGCCTGGCCGGCGTCGAGGCGCGCGCCGACTGGGTGCTCGATCCTGCGGCGGACGACCCGATCGCGCTCGATCCCGCGACGCGCGCCGCCCTGGCGGAGGCGTGGCTCGCCGACGCGCGCCTCGAGCACGCCTCGATCGCGTCCTTCGCGCGCTTCACGCTCGATCTGCTCGCCCTCGGCGCGCCGCCGGCCCTGATCGACGCGGCGCACCGCGCCCTGTCGGACGAGCTGCAGCACGCGAGGGCGTGCTTCACGCTCGCGAGCCGCTACGCCGGCCGGCCGCTCGGCCCGGGGGCGATGGCCATGGACGGCGCGCTCGGCGCGCCCACGCTCGCCGGCGCCGCGGCCAGCGCGGTGCGCGAGGGCTGCGTGGGCGAGACGCTCGCCGCCCTCCTGGCCAGCGCGCAGCGGGACCGCGCGCGCGACCCCGAGGCGCGCCGTACCCTCGACAGGATCGCGGCCGACGAGGCCGCTCACGCCGAGCTCGCGTGGGCGTTCGTGCGCTGGGCCGTGGCGCGCGGCGGCGAGCCGGTGCGCGCGGCCGTGGCGCGCGCGTTCGACGAGGCGCTCGCCGAGGCGCGCGGCGTGCACCTCGGCGAGCGCGCCGGGATCGACGCCGCCGCATGGCGCGACCACGGCCGGCTCACCGAGGCGGAGCGGGCGCGCTGCCACCTGGGCGCCGTGCGCGACGTGATCGCGCCGTGCGCAGAGGCGCTGTTGTCCGCGCCCCTCTCCGCTCCCTCGCCGGACGCCCGCCCCGGCGCCGCGGCGTCGCCCTCGTGA